One window of Klebsiella quasivariicola genomic DNA carries:
- a CDS encoding fimbria/pilus outer membrane usher protein: MPLTAGRALALATVPTMMFCLSPPNRALADDYFDPAALEFADPQQQTSDLHYFAKPGGQQPGTYSVTVVVNDQELGQADITFVDDGGKLQPVLTPAQLADYGVNVSAFPAFQTLHEGETFTRIEKFIPDASSRFTFANQRLTLSIPQAAMNVQSRGYVDPSRWDDGVPAAFVDYYFSGAQIKSADDGESSRSNYLNLRSGMNLGAWRLRNVSSMQYDQQRRHWDSQSTWLQRDVRSLKSLLRIGDTYTIGDVFDSIPFRGVQLMSDDEMLPDSQRGFAPTIRGVAHSNAKVTVSQHGYVIYETFVSPGAFAISDLYPTSQSGDLEVKVTESNGAVRTFTQPFSAVPFMLREGRGKFSLSAGRYHAGSDSVRSPEFLQGTLFYGLSAGFTLYGGTQLAQDYQSWALGLGRGFGEFGSLGGDVTQAVTRTPSGKRYAGHSLRAQYQKDFVSSGTSFSLASYRYSSSGYYDFAEASALESEQGLVDNRRRREEISVSQSLGGLGSLAISAWSQEYWHRQSRDETVHLGFYSAWKGISWGVGYYYTRASGQEKNDRSWSFNINIPLGGPLSDSAVSYNTTSDSNGYTSQQVSLYGAMPTRTNLFYSVQQGYGNQGRGSNSSVALDYHGGFGNAQLGYRHDAASNQLTWGGAGSVVAHPHGITFGQTVGESFAIVRAPGAAGVAVQNGNNVRTDWRGYAVVPSLTAYRKNVITLDTESMADDTDVDQEGQTVIPGGGAVVMANYRTHIGNRVLFTLRNAQGPLPFGASARLVEEEESGNAPGGMVADGGQVYLSGVPQKGTLAVSWVVNNQSQSCTLHFQLPDNPQQSLNTVKTVSGLCQTR, encoded by the coding sequence ATGCCATTGACCGCAGGACGGGCGCTGGCGCTGGCGACGGTGCCGACGATGATGTTTTGTCTCAGTCCGCCGAACCGGGCGCTGGCCGACGACTATTTTGACCCGGCGGCGCTGGAGTTTGCCGACCCGCAGCAGCAAACCTCCGACCTGCACTATTTCGCCAAACCCGGCGGGCAGCAGCCGGGCACTTACTCTGTCACCGTGGTGGTTAACGATCAGGAGCTGGGTCAGGCCGATATTACGTTTGTTGACGATGGCGGGAAGCTGCAGCCGGTGCTAACGCCCGCTCAACTGGCGGATTATGGGGTCAACGTCAGCGCCTTTCCCGCCTTTCAAACGCTGCATGAAGGAGAGACCTTCACCCGGATCGAGAAGTTTATTCCCGACGCCAGCAGCCGGTTCACCTTTGCTAACCAGCGCCTGACGCTGAGTATTCCCCAGGCGGCGATGAACGTGCAAAGTCGCGGCTATGTCGATCCCTCGCGCTGGGACGATGGCGTGCCCGCCGCGTTTGTTGATTACTATTTTTCTGGCGCGCAGATCAAGAGTGCCGATGATGGGGAGAGCAGCCGCTCAAACTATCTCAATTTACGCAGCGGCATGAACCTGGGTGCCTGGCGTCTGCGCAACGTCTCCTCGATGCAGTACGACCAGCAGCGTCGGCACTGGGATTCACAGAGTACCTGGCTGCAGCGCGACGTCCGCTCGCTGAAGAGTCTGCTGCGGATCGGCGATACCTATACCATCGGCGATGTCTTTGACAGCATCCCCTTTCGCGGCGTCCAGCTGATGTCTGACGATGAGATGCTCCCGGACAGCCAGCGCGGTTTTGCCCCCACCATCCGCGGCGTGGCGCACAGCAATGCCAAAGTGACCGTCTCTCAGCACGGGTATGTGATCTATGAGACCTTCGTGTCGCCGGGGGCGTTTGCCATCAGCGATCTCTATCCCACCTCGCAGAGCGGCGATCTGGAGGTGAAGGTGACCGAGAGCAATGGCGCGGTGCGCACCTTTACCCAGCCTTTTTCCGCGGTACCGTTCATGCTGCGTGAAGGGCGCGGCAAATTTAGCCTCAGCGCCGGGCGCTACCATGCCGGATCGGATTCGGTACGCTCCCCGGAATTCCTGCAGGGGACCCTGTTCTACGGCCTGTCGGCGGGATTTACCCTCTACGGCGGCACGCAGCTGGCCCAGGACTATCAGTCGTGGGCGCTCGGTCTGGGCCGCGGCTTTGGCGAGTTCGGATCGCTGGGAGGGGATGTCACCCAGGCGGTCACTCGTACGCCGTCGGGCAAGCGCTACGCGGGTCATTCACTGCGCGCCCAGTATCAGAAAGATTTCGTCAGCTCGGGCACCTCGTTCAGCCTTGCCAGCTATCGCTACTCCTCCAGCGGCTACTACGATTTTGCCGAAGCCAGCGCGCTGGAAAGCGAACAGGGACTGGTGGACAACCGGCGTCGTCGGGAAGAGATCTCAGTGTCACAAAGCCTTGGCGGCCTCGGCAGTCTGGCGATCTCCGCCTGGTCGCAAGAGTACTGGCACCGGCAGAGTCGGGATGAAACCGTGCACCTCGGGTTCTACAGCGCCTGGAAAGGGATCTCCTGGGGCGTGGGCTATTACTATACCCGCGCCAGCGGACAGGAAAAAAACGACCGCTCCTGGTCATTCAATATCAACATTCCGCTGGGCGGCCCGCTGTCGGACAGCGCGGTGAGTTACAACACCACCTCGGACAGCAATGGCTATACCTCGCAGCAGGTGTCGCTGTATGGCGCGATGCCGACGCGGACAAATCTGTTCTATTCAGTTCAGCAGGGCTACGGCAACCAGGGGCGAGGCAGCAACAGCAGCGTCGCGCTGGACTACCACGGCGGCTTCGGCAACGCCCAGCTTGGCTATCGTCATGATGCCGCCAGCAACCAGCTGACCTGGGGAGGCGCCGGCTCGGTGGTCGCCCATCCGCACGGTATTACCTTTGGCCAGACGGTGGGCGAAAGCTTTGCCATCGTCCGGGCGCCAGGCGCCGCCGGTGTGGCGGTGCAAAATGGCAACAATGTCCGCACCGACTGGCGCGGCTATGCCGTGGTGCCGTCCCTGACCGCCTACCGGAAAAACGTGATCACCCTCGACACAGAGTCGATGGCCGATGACACCGACGTCGACCAGGAAGGGCAGACCGTGATCCCCGGCGGTGGCGCGGTAGTGATGGCCAACTACCGAACCCACATTGGCAACCGGGTGCTGTTTACCCTGCGCAATGCCCAGGGGCCGTTGCCGTTTGGCGCCAGCGCGCGGCTGGTCGAAGAGGAGGAGAGCGGCAATGCGCCAGGCGGCATGGTAGCCGATGGCGGCCAGGTGTATCTCAGCGGTGTGCCGCAGAAGGGAACCCTGGCGGTGAGCTGGGTCGTAAACAACCAGTCGCAGAGCTGCACGCTGCATTTTCAACTTCCGGATAACCCACAACAGAGTCTGAATACGGTGAAAACCGTCTCCGGGCTGTGCCAGACACGCTGA
- a CDS encoding fimbrial protein encodes MKSVFRLLPFLFLLALGGYLPGVRAETCRANIGQTTVNIPNIKYLPTLPVNTQMTSAMADNGSGIPFSCDLQLPTASAKRIVYKQLKTGGSPVVINGQHVYPSAIDGIGYALSFQCAGGPMRAIDGSHAVGGETVVVCDSAMLPALMTQQQTTVRIAVTFYKTGTVQLADGTHTNSPSLPQVGEMTIEQQASGSASYVASTPVSIDMAALNVDIGSSGSCQVATSTIHVSLGAVNRAEFHGKGTTGGQAKRFSIPVFCPSPTDVRIGFFGVTVESDTLALSQASNSASGVGVKLTYGNNAGAAVSDGTSVKINEASNLPILKRVTGANAGTAEAINFNAQYVQTDATVAAGTANSMVTFALEYN; translated from the coding sequence ATGAAATCTGTTTTTCGTCTTCTTCCTTTTCTTTTTCTGCTGGCGCTGGGCGGCTATCTCCCTGGCGTGCGGGCTGAAACCTGCCGGGCGAATATCGGCCAGACCACGGTCAATATCCCTAATATCAAATATTTGCCCACGCTACCGGTTAATACCCAGATGACCAGCGCGATGGCCGATAACGGCAGCGGGATCCCCTTTTCCTGCGATCTGCAGCTGCCGACGGCGAGCGCCAAACGTATCGTTTATAAACAGCTGAAAACCGGCGGCTCGCCGGTGGTGATTAACGGGCAGCACGTCTATCCCAGCGCCATCGACGGCATCGGCTACGCGCTCAGTTTCCAGTGCGCGGGGGGCCCGATGCGCGCCATCGATGGCAGCCACGCCGTCGGCGGCGAGACGGTGGTGGTCTGCGACAGCGCGATGCTCCCGGCGCTGATGACGCAGCAGCAAACGACGGTCAGGATCGCGGTCACCTTCTATAAAACCGGCACGGTACAGCTGGCGGACGGGACACATACCAACTCGCCGTCGCTGCCGCAGGTGGGTGAGATGACCATTGAGCAGCAGGCCAGCGGAAGCGCCAGCTACGTTGCCAGCACGCCGGTGAGTATTGATATGGCCGCCCTGAACGTAGACATCGGCAGCAGCGGCAGCTGTCAGGTGGCGACATCGACGATCCACGTCAGTCTGGGCGCGGTTAACCGGGCGGAATTTCATGGCAAAGGGACCACCGGCGGCCAGGCGAAGCGCTTTTCGATCCCGGTGTTCTGTCCGTCGCCGACCGATGTGCGCATCGGTTTTTTCGGCGTCACGGTGGAGAGCGATACCCTGGCGCTGAGCCAGGCCAGCAACAGCGCCAGCGGCGTCGGTGTGAAGCTGACCTACGGCAATAACGCCGGCGCGGCGGTCTCTGATGGCACCAGCGTCAAGATCAATGAGGCCAGCAACTTGCCGATCCTGAAAAGGGTGACCGGCGCCAACGCCGGTACCGCCGAAGCGATCAATTTTAACGCCCAGTATGTGCAGACTGACGCCACGGTGGCGGCGGGCACGGCCAACAGCATGGTGACCTTCGCTCTGGAGTATAACTAG
- a CDS encoding fimbrial protein: MRRLSDTLFLTWLSVLFTLSAFPAQALTCKTTSSTISEVVNIESIIKVSSSELIANKKIWVSSPITATFSCEDTDNFPNGESAYFWLDPENKASSLPNFIQVGITYNGIDYLLQNKKSVEIGPATLCDKSGNTCKSPAIGQTFSLVYQVYIISTGRSVTGDGKIDDNLKLSLFQVDGQGGLRNGTAGANYNLFITGLNRIRTMACVPTVSISPSEINFGDIPAGNARPGYYEKTRPFTVTYGLVKQGNGSDCGTEPMLATFSTTNTIQESAIILPQPDSGFGIVISPNASMLPRIEMNAPIHFTLATGATLASTYTAGLLWLSRTPKLGPFSATAKITVTFE, encoded by the coding sequence ATGCGCCGACTTAGCGATACGTTATTTCTGACATGGCTTTCCGTTCTGTTCACGCTGAGCGCCTTCCCGGCGCAGGCGCTGACCTGCAAGACCACCTCGTCCACGATCAGCGAAGTCGTGAATATCGAGAGCATCATTAAAGTCTCCAGCAGCGAGCTTATTGCCAATAAAAAGATATGGGTCTCCAGTCCTATTACCGCCACCTTCAGTTGCGAAGATACCGATAATTTTCCGAACGGTGAAAGCGCCTATTTCTGGCTGGATCCGGAAAATAAAGCCAGCAGCTTGCCCAACTTTATCCAGGTAGGCATTACTTACAACGGCATCGACTATCTGCTACAAAATAAAAAATCGGTGGAGATTGGCCCGGCGACGCTATGTGATAAAAGCGGGAATACCTGTAAGTCCCCGGCCATTGGGCAGACATTCAGCCTGGTTTACCAGGTCTATATCATCTCGACGGGCCGCAGCGTGACCGGGGATGGTAAAATAGACGATAACCTAAAATTGTCGCTTTTTCAGGTAGATGGCCAAGGCGGTCTACGTAACGGCACCGCTGGCGCCAACTATAATCTTTTCATTACCGGCCTGAACCGTATCAGAACAATGGCCTGCGTCCCCACGGTATCTATTTCGCCAAGCGAAATTAACTTTGGCGATATTCCTGCCGGTAACGCCCGACCGGGCTACTATGAAAAAACACGCCCCTTTACCGTCACCTATGGTCTGGTCAAGCAGGGTAACGGCAGTGATTGCGGGACCGAACCTATGCTTGCTACGTTTAGCACCACCAATACGATACAGGAGAGCGCGATTATTTTGCCGCAGCCGGACAGCGGCTTCGGCATTGTCATCTCGCCAAACGCCAGTATGCTTCCACGTATTGAGATGAATGCTCCGATTCACTTTACGCTGGCAACGGGCGCGACCCTTGCGAGTACCTATACGGCGGGGCTGCTCTGGTTGTCGAGAACGCCGAAGCTGGGGCCTTTTTCCGCGACCGCCAAAATCACCGTGACCTTTGAATAA
- a CDS encoding fimbria/pilus outer membrane usher protein, which translates to MDDSKLRYFASAWLISITLPADSAERYNAQFVNGIDPLAFNQFVASDGDVMPGTYDVNIYINDLLVDSRPVRFSEDSAHGGLAPCLSAAEYIRYGVKIDDDHQPCFALSQTIGQAEQQLDIANHQLIIHIPQQYIEHYPRDYVSPMRFDEGINAAFVNYSYSTDANNGDGGSHQYQYLSLNSGINIASWRFRNNAYWNKFSGQADKWQSIASWAETNIIPWRSRLVVGQTSTDNSVFDSVQFRGVQLGTDVEMRPSSQTGFAPVIRGVANSNARVEVRQNNYLIYSENVPAGPFELNDISAVNRSGDFYVTVIEADGSQTTFTVAYTTLPQLVRAGQWNYQLSAGKYHDGADGYAPALMQSSLSYGLNNTFTLYGGALAAENYRAGAFGVGSNLGEIGALSADYTLAGTTLANGQRKQGGSVRFLYAKSFLSSKTDFQIAGYRYSTAGYYSLSDAVNERRRWHNGLYENDYWPSDEDESWQASAPQHYYTSWFYNKKHRFDISARQTLGKNSAFFLNFSQQNYWNSSGSDISLQAGFNSTIHNVNYGLYYQNTRSHFTHDDNSITLRVSIPFTLQEDRRINTAFTLAHSKSSGTSGQAGVNGTLLDDGRLSWAVTSAYDDTSHTTNSASLGYLGQYGNLYTGYAYSKSHRQASLNLSGGVVAHRGGVTLSQPLGSTFALVEAKDAQGVGIENQTGVRIDPFGYAVVPQSVPYRVNSVALNPQDFDAFLDVPNAVADTVPTRGAITRVRFDTFRGYSVLIHTTLADGSYPPLGAELYRASGISNGLVGPGGDVYVSGVDSGEKLQIKWGETHQQSCEITLPELRQEPQQATAWRELSLICTVTPSR; encoded by the coding sequence GCCGGGCACCTATGACGTTAATATTTACATTAACGATCTGCTGGTGGACAGTCGCCCCGTTCGCTTCTCAGAGGATAGCGCACATGGCGGGTTGGCCCCCTGCCTGAGCGCGGCGGAATATATCCGCTATGGCGTCAAGATTGACGATGACCACCAGCCCTGTTTCGCGCTGTCGCAGACGATCGGCCAGGCAGAGCAACAGCTGGATATCGCTAATCATCAGCTGATCATTCATATCCCTCAGCAATATATCGAGCACTATCCTCGCGACTATGTTTCCCCCATGCGCTTTGATGAAGGTATTAACGCTGCTTTCGTCAACTACAGCTATTCTACCGATGCCAATAATGGCGATGGGGGCAGCCACCAGTATCAATATCTTTCGCTAAACAGCGGGATCAATATTGCATCGTGGCGATTTCGCAATAATGCCTACTGGAATAAGTTCAGCGGGCAGGCGGATAAGTGGCAAAGCATCGCCAGTTGGGCGGAAACGAACATCATTCCCTGGCGCAGCCGGCTTGTCGTCGGCCAGACCAGTACCGACAACAGCGTCTTCGATAGCGTCCAGTTTCGCGGCGTACAGCTTGGCACCGATGTCGAAATGCGCCCCAGCAGCCAGACCGGCTTCGCGCCGGTCATTCGCGGTGTGGCCAACAGCAACGCCCGGGTGGAAGTTCGGCAGAACAACTATCTGATTTACAGCGAGAACGTCCCAGCCGGTCCCTTTGAGCTAAATGATATCAGCGCCGTTAACCGCAGCGGTGATTTCTACGTGACCGTCATTGAAGCCGACGGTAGCCAGACGACCTTTACTGTCGCCTACACCACCCTGCCACAGCTGGTGCGGGCAGGCCAATGGAATTATCAGCTGTCGGCGGGTAAGTATCATGACGGTGCTGACGGCTATGCCCCCGCCCTGATGCAAAGCTCGCTCTCTTATGGTCTGAATAATACCTTCACACTATACGGTGGCGCCCTTGCAGCGGAGAACTATCGCGCCGGCGCCTTTGGCGTCGGTAGCAATCTGGGGGAGATTGGCGCCCTCTCAGCCGACTATACGCTGGCGGGAACGACGCTGGCGAATGGCCAGCGCAAGCAGGGAGGGAGCGTGCGTTTTCTGTATGCTAAATCCTTTTTATCAAGCAAGACCGACTTTCAAATCGCGGGCTACCGTTACTCAACCGCAGGTTATTATAGCCTCAGCGATGCGGTTAACGAGCGTCGACGCTGGCACAATGGCCTGTACGAAAATGATTACTGGCCCTCTGACGAAGACGAAAGCTGGCAGGCAAGCGCTCCCCAACACTATTACACGTCCTGGTTTTATAATAAAAAGCATCGCTTTGATATTTCTGCCCGGCAAACTCTCGGTAAGAACAGCGCTTTCTTCCTTAACTTCAGCCAGCAAAATTACTGGAATAGCTCAGGAAGCGATATCTCTCTGCAGGCGGGCTTTAACAGCACTATCCATAACGTGAACTATGGTCTGTACTATCAGAATACGCGTAGCCACTTCACGCATGATGACAATAGCATCACACTGCGCGTTTCCATCCCTTTTACTCTGCAAGAAGATCGCCGGATCAATACCGCATTTACCCTCGCCCACAGTAAATCGTCTGGCACGTCCGGGCAGGCTGGGGTAAACGGCACTCTGCTCGATGATGGTCGCCTGAGCTGGGCCGTCACCAGCGCCTATGATGACACCAGCCATACCACCAACAGCGCCAGCCTGGGTTATCTCGGCCAGTACGGTAACCTGTATACCGGCTACGCCTACAGCAAAAGCCATCGTCAGGCGAGTCTGAATCTGAGCGGCGGCGTGGTGGCACACCGCGGCGGCGTTACCCTCTCGCAACCGCTGGGCTCAACCTTTGCGCTGGTGGAAGCCAAAGACGCTCAGGGGGTAGGGATAGAGAATCAGACCGGCGTGCGCATCGATCCATTCGGCTACGCGGTCGTACCACAAAGCGTTCCCTATCGGGTCAATTCTGTCGCGCTCAACCCTCAGGACTTCGATGCCTTTCTTGATGTCCCTAACGCAGTGGCGGATACCGTGCCTACCCGCGGGGCAATTACCCGGGTGCGCTTTGATACGTTCCGGGGATATAGCGTGCTGATCCACACCACCCTCGCCGACGGCAGCTATCCACCATTGGGCGCCGAGCTCTATCGCGCCAGTGGGATCAGCAATGGTCTGGTCGGCCCGGGAGGAGATGTCTATGTCAGCGGCGTCGATTCAGGCGAAAAACTGCAGATAAAATGGGGCGAAACGCACCAGCAAAGCTGCGAAATCACCCTGCCCGAACTGCGCCAGGAGCCTCAGCAGGCGACGGCCTGGCGTGAATTATCCTTAATCTGCACAGTAACCCCCTCGAGGTAA